Genomic DNA from Candidatus Desulfatibia profunda:
AAGGGTCGTCATTTTATCAGAATCTCCATCGTAGGAAGCCAACATCTTTTCCGTAGTTTTGAAATACGGCAGTTTGGGTTTGATCTTGCCGAAAAGGAGGCGGACCAGGATATACATGGGGATAAACGTGAAGGCATAACCTGTCGTTTCCCCCACTACAGGGAAACGGCAAGGCAACAGGAACTCGATATCAAAAAAACGTGTCTGCATCCAGCCCAGGGCAAATGGGATCGGCCAAAGGGAGGCGCTTGCCAGGGCGATCTGTTTGAAAAATACCTTCCCGAAGGCTTCGTTGGCCTCTCTGTTAAACGCCTTGTAGCTTTTCTTATCCTTGGCCAGCAGGGCTCTGACGGAAAGGTTTTGCATCCTTACCATTTCCCGGCTATCTTGATCGATGTAAGCTTTGTTAAACCGGAAAGCCACCGAGATGGTAAATTCGCCGATAATGACGCACAGCAAGGATAAGACCCCGGTCCCGATAAAATAACCGATTATGGGCTCCTCGACGATGCGGTAAAAATAAATTAGGAAGCCATCTATATTCAAATACAATGCCTGGAGAAAATTCATAGCCTTTAATACGGCGGCACGATACTGTATCCGAGAAAGCCGACGCTCGCGTATCGCAGGCCCACATAAACGGCCAGTACGATAAATAATCTCTTAAGCCATACCTCCGGGATGTACTTTGAGGTGCGGGGACCGATCATGGAGCCCACAAAGATTCCCAAAAGCTCGGCACCAATCAACGGCCAGTACACCACCGTTCCCGTTGCAAACATATAGGTAAATATACTCACAATCATCCCAACCAGTACGGTCAGAGCCGAAGTTCCGGCCACGATAAACATGGGCAGGCCCGCTACGGACGTCAAAAACGGAACGAACAGAAAACCGCCGCCCACGCCGATGAACGACGCGATCGAAGCGATAAAGAAGCCGCCGATGACCGGGATGATCGGGCGGAAGCTGAACTCCACCCCGTAGAACGTAAAGACGACTTTGCCCAAACTGATTTTCGTAATCTTGACACCCAATGCTTCTGTTTCACCGGCCGCTTTCTTTTCTTTGACCGATTGTTGAAAGGCTTTGGCGGCCTGGGTGGCTGCTTTTCTTTTGGCCATTCCGGCCGGAAGGGTTTCGTAGATTAAAACTCCTGCTACGGCAAACACACACAGCCCGAAATAACCGATATACGCTTTCAGCGAAATCTTGCCGGCGCTCAAAATCGGCACCCCAATGCTCCCGCCGACTGCACCAATCGCCAAGGCAATGCCCAGAGGCAATACCAACCGGCCGGCCTTGTAGTAATTGAGGCTTGAGATGGCTGCGCTCAAGCCCACCAGCCACTGGTTGGATACTCGGATGCTGTCGGTAATCAGTTTGTTCAGCATGGGGGATGTCTGTTTAAAACCCTTACCGTAATTGGCCAATCCGAAAACCGTGATGTGCCCGACACCGGCCATGATCCCCCCAAAGGCACCCACTGTTGAAAAAATCCACCCTACCCAAATGGCCCATAAAAAGCCGATAATCAAATTGGGTGAGGGTGCCCCGGGTATGCCCAAGAATCCCGGTTTTGCTTTGGGATCAATTTCTCCCTTCCCTGTCCCTTGCGGCGTTTTGGCAATGGCCTCGGCAAGCCTGTCCGATCCTGCCTGCGCCGGGGCAGCAATTAAAAGCGGCGATGATAAAAAGAGCACACCCGCGATCAAAATTGCGAAAAAGATTTTTAAATTATTACTCATTTTTCACCTCCCTATCAGCATACCGGTACGTTACTCCAAACCGTGCCGATTTTGCAAATGGATTTTTTTCGATCATTAAAAACCCTGCCGAATATGAAATCAACAT
This window encodes:
- a CDS encoding sulfite exporter TauE/SafE family protein; translation: MSNNLKIFFAILIAGVLFLSSPLLIAAPAQAGSDRLAEAIAKTPQGTGKGEIDPKAKPGFLGIPGAPSPNLIIGFLWAIWVGWIFSTVGAFGGIMAGVGHITVFGLANYGKGFKQTSPMLNKLITDSIRVSNQWLVGLSAAISSLNYYKAGRLVLPLGIALAIGAVGGSIGVPILSAGKISLKAYIGYFGLCVFAVAGVLIYETLPAGMAKRKAATQAAKAFQQSVKEKKAAGETEALGVKITKISLGKVVFTFYGVEFSFRPIIPVIGGFFIASIASFIGVGGGFLFVPFLTSVAGLPMFIVAGTSALTVLVGMIVSIFTYMFATGTVVYWPLIGAELLGIFVGSMIGPRTSKYIPEVWLKRLFIVLAVYVGLRYASVGFLGYSIVPPY